Within Anticarsia gemmatalis isolate Benzon Research Colony breed Stoneville strain chromosome 15, ilAntGemm2 primary, whole genome shotgun sequence, the genomic segment cggcgcggggtCTGCGGGCCGCTCGGCGCCCACGTTGTGCTCCTCGCTGTGCGTGCGCCCGCGCCAGCTGCCGCCGCTCGGAGCCACGCTGCCCGCCAGGCGAGCTTGGGCCCTACGAGTAACAGTAAACAAATGGtggtacattttgttttataaccaGCTATTCACTCTACAAACACTGTTTGCTTTACGATTGTTTTGGCAAAAAGACATCTCAATTCTTAAGGTGCATCACGGCAAAACCAAAACGTTAAAGAATCTGATTCTGTCAATTGTTTTATCTTACTATGACGAGAATATTTGAGTTACGAGCACTTACGTATCATCAAGTGCCGTATCGATGTTTCTTGTGATATCATTAGCGGAGGCGAGGTTGAGGTTCCTAGGCATGCTGCGTCCGGTGTCGGCCATGTGTCTGTTGTCGCTGGGCTTGTGGAACGAGCGGCGGATCTCGTTGTGAAGCGAGCGGTCGGCGCGGTTGAACCCCGAGATGGGAGTGTCGAGGAGAGTCGTGTCTACAGCCGTCGATATACGCGGGATTGTGCGGTGActgcaaataaaaaacacaattttagtTTATTCATATTGAAAATTGAATGTTGTATTACCAAAaccattattgttttttaaacatgtcaaataagtatttttacatacaCGTATCGAATCAATGGACTTAGTAATTTTCCAATATTAAAACAGAGTGGCTTAAATGAACGTGAAATCTTAAATACAATTGCAAATTCTGttcttgtttttttaaaaagataataggACACCATTTGCAAAAATTGTTAATAGCTCTTTAGAGAGaatgaaaataagtaattaacaataaattgctCAAATAGTATAACTTTGTGTACTTACAGTGATGTGTGTATATTGTGCGTGTTAGTGTAGAAGCCGGGCACGTTGTGCGGGCGCTCGTGTTCAGGCTCTCGCTGTAGTACGGACAACAGGCCGCGGTTACTGATCGCGCCGAGAGAACCCGTCAGACGGATAGCGCTGGGAAACCCCACCACTGTGAACAAACATAAATACGTGACTTAGTATAATACTAACTTATAGAATGTACTGTCTCATGAGTGCATGGGACGAGCACAAACAAACACGCTGAACTAGTTGTATGAgcgtttttatgtaaaacaaaagttCACACCAAAGAATCcgaacaaattttaggcatgactagctgactcgcgcaacttctcttgcgtcacataagagagaatgggtcataattttccccgtttttgtaattttttttactggtactcagctcggTCGTTgcgtaataatatatagcctatggcctttctcgataaatgggctatctaacactgaaataatttttcaaattggaccagtagttcctgagattagcgcgttcaaacaaacaaacaaacaaacaaacaaacaaactcttcagctttataatattagtatagatgatagtCGTGAGTTGCAACCCTGTTTGCTTAATTTAGATTCTTGGTTTCAAATAGTCTCCTTTCTTTCTTGCGTTATGATAACTTACTATTAGGTGCAAGGGGATGATGTGGCATTGAAGCTGGCTCTCTATTCTCCTGCTGATGTACTGGCTGCAGTAACGGAGCGTTGTAGCAGTTCTGTGTGTTAGCGATCTGAAAACCAAACATGTTGTTTTAGATATTTGAATATTCAGGAAAAAGACATAATATATGGTCTGCCACCGTACGCTTGACAGAATAGAATTCTAGTTCGATTGAATCAGATTCGAGATAATGTCAAATCGAACTCTTAAATTCCAAACTAGCGAATGATAGAACGTTGGTTTAAGGTGAAAATAATTGgattgtttgttgtttgatttagattattttctttttaaactagTGTTCAATACGTgctcgtttaaaataaaaatacgatttgACATAAACTCGAATCTGATACAATACAATCGAATCTGTCGGGAGTAAGCGCACTGTTTGGAGTTACTAAGGGAAAGAAGagagaagaaaaaagaaaagaaaaaggaaCAGAAACTCAGAAAGGGGAGGGGTGTGACAGACGGTGAATATTGTCGTAATTCCAACAAAGGTATGAAAATCAACCATTATAAATCacaaacaatagaaaaatagtTCTACCCGTAACTAACAAAACAATGAGTGAGTTGCATCAATGAATGAGTGTTACCTGCGTGACGGGTCGCGGTATGTTGCCGTAAGCGTGTCCGGCGCACTGCATGGAGTCGTCGGGCCGAGCTAGCGTCTCCACTGTGGCAGGGTATGTACGGTGGTAGGACATCTCGTTAGCCATTCTggaaaaaatagtaatgacGTTTGAAGCTTGCTTTGACCCACTCGATGAACAGACGCTAACAGTGTCACCAATCACGAGAACAAATTCCAGTCGAATGCAATCTAATGTTTTAAGGCTTTCTGGCACCAATCACGATGAATAAAGTTTGTAGAAAATATACCAAGTGGTATTAATTTCAGTCTGAGATTACGGGAAATCTATCTATTTATAAGGTTAAATTCTGACGACCAATTCTCCAGGCAGTATTACCTGACGTTTTCCTGTCGAGTCTGCGCCACGGCCTCGTCATAAGGCGGCGGCGCCTCTCCCCGCGGCAGGTAGTTGCTGGGaggcttccacgccgccagagCTGTCTCACAAGTACCGCCCATGTAACCCATACTGCCGCTTATGTACCTGTACAAAgacatcaatatttattaagtcaaaTATGAAGGCAACAAGAACCACTGCTATTAGTGTTCATCATCTGCACTAGCTCAAGTTATTTCCTTCTGTGTAGCTACGTAGCATATACAgccaggggccgaaacaagttccatgaTCAAAagtactgattttactgaccaaaaattcaaaaatactgaccaaatactgaccatttccaaacctttttttgggtgaatggtgtgaaatataaagcttattttcagttattggcctccaccatccccatagacaaccagcaccgcctttttattgtcttaatgttcaatagactccaaaaaacacaaataaaccctaaaaacgccaataaactccaaaaattctaataaactccattaaactccaataaacaccaaaaacTCTAAAAAACTTCCCGTCTTACGAAtattcgatcaggtcttacgaattttcgatcaggtctaacgaattttcaatcaggtctaacgaattttcaatcaggtctaacgaattttcaatcaggtctaacgaattttcaatcaggtctaacgaattttcaatcaggtctaacgaattttcaatcaggtctaacgaattttcaatcaggtctaacgaattttcaatcaggtctaacgaattttcgatcaggtctaacgaattttcgatgaggtcttaagaattttttacGAGTTGAGAAGTTTTAACCCATTCCAAAAACGTGCGCAACGCCGCTAAACAAGCTTTCactccaaaaatattgatttcaaatacactagtcacaaaaattaagggatataaaaaaaatcaacatttttgggtgattttcaacaagctgtaactccgaggaaaatggtcgtacagaaaaaataaaaaaaataattgtagctccaagtgtcttgtttttagatatgacgatgaaaattttttgtcatggccaggtctggagaaatactacgaaaactaccgaaaaatttttttcaaaatttttttccGTCCAAAAAATGGTCAAcgggcttaaaaaaatattttttgattctttcgttcaaaagttcttttagaaattttaatcctctttaatttgccgtattcaaaaagcctgtccgacgatttgccgcggagttatcgtcaatcaaagcaaactcaataactccggaaataatgatcgtacaggaaatcaaaggagggttttgaaaactgcacaatattctctataagaaaatgtaaacatctttaagaaaaaaaaattttttttaattgaaaactcggactgaaaaaaagacaaaatttcgcaaaattaaggatatttggataaaaaagcaaatcgcaaaacgagagatcgtctatcgctgccataagacactggtccactgtctacgaccccaatcgtgatgtggtcatgcgcataagccaatcgggctcgacgatgtcgtggagtgagcataggcacgcgatttgctttttaatcgaaaaaataaagattttagagagaaaaaagaaaaatttattaaaaaaatgaataaaaatcactaaattgcaaaattgattttagcaaaaacaaagaatttgaagcttcggggcacaacgaaaaaaaaatcgcggcgctttgaatttttgaggaattttaggggacactttgacgTTGAAAAATTActgacgatatccttcgttcatccattttatccaaagttataccaagttatccaaatatccttaattttgcgaatttttgtctttttttcagtccgagttttcatttcaaaatttattttttcttaaccatgtttacattttcttatagagaatattgtgcagttttcaaaaccctcctttgatttcctgtacgatcattatttccggagttattgaatatcaaagtcaaaaataacttttttgctttgattgacgataactccgcggcaaaccgtcgtacaggctttttgaatacggcaaattaaagagaattaaattttctaaaagaacttttgaacgaaagaatcaaaaacatttttttgaagcccgtggacctatTTTTAGGCGGTaaaaaatttggaattttttttttcggtagttttcgtaggatttctccagacctggccatgacaaaaatttttcatcgtcatatctaaaaactagacacttggagctacaatatttgtttttttattttttctgtacgaccattttcctctgagttacagcttgttgaaaatcacccaaaaatttgtttttttttttatatcccttaattttcgTGACAAGTTTAGATGCTATTTTTTgaggtcatgtgatgcttcaatatatGTGTACGTAgtagatcatccacatacaCAGAgtatccaaagcagccctcagaTATCATCACAggacaaatcgagaatgtaagattggccaacagcagaggaaaaccaaaaaaatatattgaatttggaaaaatactgacaatactgaccgattttcgaaaatactgacttttactgaccaggtccaaaaatactgacttttactgactttactgacctgtttcggcccctgtacAGCGCATGGCGAACCTTAAAAAAACTATCGCGGATGAGTACCATAGCAGTAGAAGTCAAAAATGTACCGTTTCTTCGTCCGTCCCATTGAGTGTCAGTTACAGT encodes:
- the LOC142979032 gene encoding uncharacterized protein LOC142979032, with protein sequence MAVMCVKRVAWMFCVVLIADIIAQEQCTDLRGRLISHGLHYVPGPDTCTLCVCDNGLPKVCKAVLCSPPQDCRSFRVGTTCCEFICLDDVVKPAEGAEANVRMAAGGAAAVVLLTVALVVYRVRKQKRRRPPHADDQRSLTSIGYISGSMGYMGGTCETALAAWKPPSNYLPRGEAPPPYDEAVAQTRQENVRMANEMSYHRTYPATVETLARPDDSMQCAGHAYGNIPRPVTQIANTQNCYNAPLLQPVHQQENREPASMPHHPLAPNMVGFPSAIRLTGSLGAISNRGLLSVLQREPEHERPHNVPGFYTNTHNIHTSLHRTIPRISTAVDTTLLDTPISGFNRADRSLHNEIRRSFHKPSDNRHMADTGRSMPRNLNLASANDITRNIDTALDDTAQARLAGSVAPSGGSWRGRTHSEEHNVGAERPADPAPPAHPPHPAHPAHPAPHPAPPAHTATLPLTVDKPSCVCSYEGTTAPGSTEDADDYRSECENCKSASSSRWVLEEGWEAEGGDGTQTLQRRAPPPAQPPPATATLPQPVTKQSRTVMGPPSNWENWFNTIPDSDTESEEE